In the genome of Choristoneura fumiferana chromosome 21, NRCan_CFum_1, whole genome shotgun sequence, the window AAACCTTGAAAACTTGTATTTCCCAAGATGTAGTGTCTACCTGAGAGAAAAATCCACGAACCCAGCCAAACTTCTACAGATGTCGAAAGTTTGAAAATCTAAACTTTTTGTGTCAGTCCGTCAGTAACTATCTATCTAAAAGGGCATCGCACTGCATACATAAATATTTGGACGGAACCATATACCTACGAGTTCAACTCGGACATGGCCGATTTTTGACTCAACACTAGTCTTCACTGTCGTCTTTGCTCGTATATAAACCAGGCCCGCTtgtcaaattgaaattttaataggaatctccaaaataaaatatatgtttatGTTATAAAGCAGACCCATGGATTTTTTTGGGAGTTTACATAGAAatattgagataaaaagtagccttcatatgtacatatataattCCAAAAATTCAGCTATCTTCATGgcatatttcattgaaatccaCCGAGTCATCTAATGTAGAAAAACAAGAGATtcaattcacaaaaatattaattcattcattcattcattcctgtctgcttatcctctatgtaataaattgtcttctcttaattaggttagctggaagagatccctttttagggataagctcgcctttgttctcctctctgtgtatttgtatttttatttttgtgtgcaataaagagtttacatacatagtttacatacattcaTATTTACACAAATTTGGCGTTagtgtgtaaacaaatgttacatttaacaaacaaaatgttaattaaGAACAAACTTCAATCCTATTAAAATGCGCCTATTAAAAAACCCACATTCATTGGCTTGTGAAGTTATCATAATGACAACACGACAATTATTTCTAGTAACGTgtatcatatttttatattttgacattaCTTCGTCCAGTCACGCAGATGAGTTCGAATCAGTGTTTGCAGACATTTCCGACGCCACTTTATCTGAAGATGGGAAGCTGAATTTTTCACAACTGGCAACGAAATATGGCCATAGCGCTGATCAGTATAACTTGACTACTGAAGATGGATACATTCTGACGCTATTCAACCTCCCAGGAAATGGACCTTCGGTGCTTCTGTTCCATGGTATTGATGATACTTCTGACACGTTTATTATAAGAGGTAACACCTCTCTTGCTATTACATCAGCTAATGCAGGCTATAATGTTTGGGTTGGAAACAGCAGAGGAAATAAATATGGACGACGCCACGTCAACTTAAATCCTGATACAGATAAAGAAGAGTTTTGGAATTTCAGTTTCCACGAGATCGGATACTACGACCTCGCTGCTACGATAGACTTCATTCGTAATAAAACTGGTGAAGACAGCATTGCTACAATTGGTCATTCTCAAGGAACCACTGTGCATTACGTTCTAGCTTCAACAAGACCAGAATACAACGAGAGGATAAAAGTGACTATATCGTTGGCTCCTATTGCTTTTTTAAGCAATCTAGCCCCACCTGTATCTTTAGTAGCAGATGTGGGTCCTGCAATCTCTCTGCTATTGAAATCACTCGGTATGGAGGAAATCTTGCAAGATCATAAGGCGTTGTCTAATATCATCACGTTAATCTGCAGTAAAGGCCTTATCAGTTATGCTTTATGTGGTTTCGGAGCGCTCTTCCCGTTTTCTGGAATTGATCCTAGTAATATCGAACCTGAATTTTTGAGAACAATATTCGGCCATTATCCGGCAGCAACTTCGAGAAAATCCTTGGCTCATTTGAATCAATTATATCTACGAAAAAGATTCAGCCAGTACGATTATGGGACGATTAAGAATTTGGCTAAATACGGGTCGATAGCTCCTCCAGATTACGATTTGAGTGCCATTACGGCAAAAATGGCTTTGGTTGCTGGTAAAAATGATCAATTGTCAAAAGTTAAAGACGTAGAACATCTTAGAGATAAATTACCTAACGTTGTACACTATGAAGTTTTAAAGCCCAAGTTGTGGTCTCATTTAGATTTCGTCTGGGCTAAAACTGTACCAGAATATCTGTACCCAACCATATTTAATATTCTAAAGAAACATGTCTGAGTAAGATAAGCGAATGAACGACTCATTGCAGTACATAATAATCCTACTAAGTATCTGTTACGGCGCAGGATTATACTTTTCATACTTTTTCATactttgtatgtaattttgctATTAATTTTAGTAGGCTTTATCTCTTAGACTTCGCTTTTATAGGTCTACCGGCTTCATTGTTATTATTGCCACTTTAAGCTTTAAGACGCTTTTGTAAATCTATCGTTTAAAGCTGttattaaagttaattttagtttttaatcaaAGCTCCATTATGTATCAAATACAGTATCTAGTAGATCCAGAAACGGTAACCACTTTTGATTCGTTTTAAACGTATTTTATATGtttacaacaataaaaaaacgacTATCTTGATTATTTTGCACGTTTTTGTCCTGCTCTCTTATCGGTCGCACCTTGATATTGTagactagtatttttttttaacccccgacgaaaaagaggggtgttataagtttgaccgctatgtgtgtctgtgtgtctgtctgtggcaccgtagctcttaaacgggtggaccgatttgagtgcggtttttttttatttgaaagctggttttctagcgatggatcttagacatgatttatcaaaatcggttcagccgtttcaagatcatcagctcttttgttcgctgccgtaggaatcttagacgcataatggatatttactttactttcaaacatatttgggacctaaaatttgaaacacccatgtatgctatatagctacgcaagattatggaattctcggcctgatactgcagccaggatatccagaacactagtaggtacactcttaataaaactatagcagatatatcgtgtttgggttcgttttgatcagtatttgattctataaacaatgcagtggtggcaacacgacgagctgatgctgcagccaggatattcagcacaccagtatacttttgaaaaaataatagcagatatgtcgtgtttaattccttttgatcattatctgattctacatacaatgcaatggtggcaacaagatgagctgatgctgcagtcaggatatccaacacactagtacactttaaaaaaaaatatcaaagtttaaaaaaatgaaataaaaacttaaatttaaaaaacccccgacttaaaaaaacgccagcaaaaataaaaataaaaacgcccaaaaaaaaacgctgcttgaaaagacaattaaaaagtaaaaaataattatgcgctacctagctgttgcccgcgacttcatctgcgaagaattcgtttatccctatcccgcggggactatgctgatttcccgcaaaattagcctaagttaatttagtataaagtatctagtaatatttttttatctaagcgttgttggtgtcgggggaccgctaaggttaatactttaaaaaatacaacatatttagtttcatgtagATTATCTACCTGAGAGAAAAATCCACGAACCCAGCCAAATACTACAGATgtcgaaaaatttaaaatttaaactttttatgtCAGTCCGTCGGTAACTATCTATCTAAACGGGAAtcacactgcatacattttgctaaGGAGCAGGGCTAAATAGTCATAGGTAGGTAATAACAATTTGGACGGAACCATATACCTACGACTTCAACTCGGACATAGCCTATTTTTAACTTACCTAACACTAGTCTTTACTAGCGTCTTCGCTCGTATAAACCAAGCCCGCTTgacaaattgaaattttaatggGAATCtccgaaataaaatatatgtttacGTTATATGGAAACTTTTTGAGAGTTTACATAGAAATATTGCgatgaaaagtagcctttatATGTACATTCGAGTATATAATTCCAAAAATTCATCTATTTTCATGggatatttcattgaaatccaCCGAGTCATCTGATGTAAAAAAAGGGTAATTATGAACACACACATGACGAccaggtggcctagtggttagagaacctgactacgaagcttgaggtcccgggttcgattcccgtgtcggggcagatatttgtatgaaaaatacgaatgtttgttcccggggtcttgggtgtttatgtaagtatgtatctatatctatatcatTATATCTAtacgttgcttagtacccataacacaagttttgctaagcatactttgggactaggtcaattggtgttaattgtatttttttttgaaccgacttcaaaaagggaGGAGGTTTTACGTATGTTCCaatgttcgtatttttttttatttatgttcgtCGATTACTCAGtaaattgtggaccgattttcaaatttatttttttattcgaaagggtacctactcttctgaggtggtcccattgtcatcaaatcaagatctgatgatgggatcttagagaagtcgagggcaaacctcaaattttataggcacacctatggccaTTTTGGCATTATTAGCATTacgataagcatttacattcaaaaagtatcatttggtcaACTgggcctgatgaagaagaccgtagatgaccaatggaactcgtcaaagctaagtaatgctcgctcgtcatgAGACAAACCGAAACGATCATGataaatatacctagataagcgactaagaaggagctttaagttaatgggtaaggccgcgaattttgaccaatttggacgtttcaaatttggaacgctgataaaaaaaaactgataacacctagaggtttaatttttttttattatatgacacgatataaactctcaaggtcgcaaatgagataattgatttaaaccctgttaaaaaaataataaaaatatattaccgtccaaaacgtaacgaaaattgactattttttttgaccacgagtacttaataccttattattttcatgctatttaacttctcatgatcatgattttgtttaaacaaaattttatgatataacgatagtcctaccgattgcggaatcatgataatcaaataattttcatgttttatatttatttcttttcacgtgccaaaaaaccacgttttcgttacgaatacttaggtgacgcttaattaagctacctttaacgccaatttcggtagaaatttgtttttgtacactggcaactaatactctaatagggcaacatcgatgagataaataaatctcatcagtttgttgacaaacagccatcaaaagtgacgcggaggatttttttcgaaaaaacgtcgaaagtgcttgttcgattttaagggtaagtagtcattatttttaactggttgttttttcatacgatagggtaatcttttccatgtaagtggcatgtgttattatgttcaaaatgtcgttattcaccatgataaacgattttttgtataaaatacgttacactttcgttacgattacgttacatttttacaaaatgctacgtattttgtacataacgtaacgaaaaaatgtggtaaagggaagttcacacagaaaaattctaacttacaccagtttattattaggtctCCAATtgctgcacgcacag includes:
- the LOC141439960 gene encoding gastric triacylglycerol lipase-like — protein: MTTRQLFLVTCIIFLYFDITSSSHADEFESVFADISDATLSEDGKLNFSQLATKYGHSADQYNLTTEDGYILTLFNLPGNGPSVLLFHGIDDTSDTFIIRGNTSLAITSANAGYNVWVGNSRGNKYGRRHVNLNPDTDKEEFWNFSFHEIGYYDLAATIDFIRNKTGEDSIATIGHSQGTTVHYVLASTRPEYNERIKVTISLAPIAFLSNLAPPVSLVADVGPAISLLLKSLGMEEILQDHKALSNIITLICSKGLISYALCGFGALFPFSGIDPSNIEPEFLRTIFGHYPAATSRKSLAHLNQLYLRKRFSQYDYGTIKNLAKYGSIAPPDYDLSAITAKMALVAGKNDQLSKVKDVEHLRDKLPNVVHYEVLKPKLWSHLDFVWAKTVPEYLYPTIFNILKKHV